In a single window of the Cucumis melo cultivar AY chromosome 11, USDA_Cmelo_AY_1.0, whole genome shotgun sequence genome:
- the LOC103501086 gene encoding pentatricopeptide repeat-containing protein At5g14770, mitochondrial produces MAKRSVGLPFSRLLLNRALKNPMGAAYHGFYPSARTPNPSLLGRPFCSTSTPTAVQHLLAKLEMEKHLKLMESDSDEKLIDVNRTRNARQNGLEEALTLYEEMVGSGIFPDVVTYGSILYGLCKHGKLSEGKLLLREMGKMGMNLNNVSYTILLDALFKAGKVAEALMTLGCMIVRGNNFDVIACTVLIDGFFKNGQIKEAEYLFCNLYQLNLVPNYITYSALIDGRCKLEDINGAESALHEMEEKDCVPNVITYSSMINGYVKKGLLHDAFKVLRKMVHKNAMPNIYTYAILLDGSFKAGWQDIALDLYSKMKQGGLKDNVFILDAFVNNMKRSGRMEEAEELVAKMASGGLKPDLVNYTNLMDGFLKSGKVSSALNLAQEMTSKNVVFDIVTFNVLINGLFKLGKCDTGSIYSTMREMGLSPDLATYNTMINGYFKKGNWKSALELWNEMKSRKLVPSAITCNIMINGLCEAGRMENAIDILKEMGLMGLYPTSTTYRILLNISSKSRRADTILQTHELLVNMHLKVDKDVYNILISNLCKLGMTRKATAVLKDMEERGFIADTTTYNALIHGYCISSHLKRAFMTYSTMLSERVSPNIETYNLLLGGLSKAGLIHEADDLLSEIKKRGLVPNACTYETLMCGHCKVGNTKECLRIYCEMVIKGFIPKPRAYNMLIGYFSKMGKMKQANELMNEMQTKGVSPTSTTYDILICGWCNLLKMPDLGRTLKISSRAEAKRLFIEMNDRGFVPSESTLACISSTFAAPGKKADARMLLKSTYKRKCE; encoded by the exons GATTCTGATGAGAAATTGATTGACGTGAACAGAACAAGAAATGCTAGACAG AATGGGCTCGAAGAAGCACTTACTTTGTATGAGGAAATGGTTGGAAGTGGAATCTTCCCTGATGTAGTTACTTATGGTTCCATTTTATATGGTCTTTGTAAGCATGGAAAGTTGTCTGAAGGAAAACTGCTTTTGAGAGAGATGGGAAAGATGGGTATGAATCTAAATAATGTCTCATATACTATTCTACTTGATGCATTGTTTAAGGCTGGAAAAGTTGCAGAAGCATTAATGACGCTAGGTTGTATGATTGTGCGTGGGAATAACTTTGATGTAATAGCATGTACTGTTCTGATTGATGGATTCTTCAAGAATGGACAAATAAAAGAGGCCGAGTATCTATTCTGCAACTTATATCAACTTAATCTTGTTCCAAACTATATCACATATTCTGCCTTAATTGATGGCCGTTGCAAGCTAGAAGACATAAATGGTGCTGAATCTGCACTGCATGAGATGGAGGAGAAAGATTGTGTCCCTAATGTCATCACCTATTCATCTATGATCAATGGGTATGTGAAGAAAGGACTGCTTCATGACGCATTTAAAGTATTGAGAAAAATGGTTCACAAAAATGCCATgccaaatatatatacatatgcaATTCTACTTGATGGTTCCTTCAAGGCTGGTTGGCAAGATATTGCCCTTGATCTTTATAGCAAAATGAAACAGGGGGGATTGAAGGATAATGTTTTCATACTGGATGCGTTTGTGAACAACATGAAAAGAAGTGGAAGGATGGAGGAAGCTGAGGAACTTGTTGCAAAAATGGCATCTGGAGGATTAAAACCCGACCTAGTCAACTACACAAATTTGATGGATGGGTTCTTGAAGTCTGGGAAAGTATCATCTGCTCTTAACCTGGCTCAGGAAATGACTTCCAAGAATGTGGTGTTTGATATTGTTACTTTCAATGTGTTAATTAATGGTTTGTTCAAGCTTGGGAAATGTGATACAGGATCAATTTACTCAACAATGAGGGAGATGGGTTTATCTCCAGACTTGGCAACGTACAATACCATGATAAATGGTTATTTTAAGAAGGGGAACTGGAAAAGTGCCCTGGAGTTGTGGAATGAGATGAAAAGCAGAAAGTTGGTACCAAGTGCAATCACATGTAACATTATGATTAATGGTCTTTGTGAAGCTGGAAGGATGGAAAATGCaattgatattttaaaagaaatgggTTTGATGGGTTTGTACCCCACATCCACTACTTATAGAATTTTACTCAATATATCCTCAAAGAGTAGAAGAGCTGACACTATTTTACAGACCCATGAGTTGCTTGTTAATATGCACCTTAAAGTCGATAAGGATGTTTACAATATCCTCATAAGCAACTTATGCAAACTAGGAATGACTAGAAAGGCAACTGCAGTGTTGAAAGATATGGAGGAAAGAGGATTTATAGCAGACACCACAACGTACAATGCCCTGATTCATGGATACTGCATTAGCAGCCATCTAAAGAGAGCTTTTATGACTTATTCAACAATGTTGTCTGAAAGAGTTTCTCCCAATATTGAAACTTACAATCTTCTATTAGGTGGTCTCTCTAAAGCTGGGTTAATACACGAGGCAGATGACCTACTTAGTGAGATAAAGAAAAGGGGCTTAGTTCCTAATGCTTGTACCTATGAAACTTTGATGTGCGGCCATTGCAAGGTCGGAAATACAAAGGAATGTTTAAGAATCTATTGTGAGATGGTAATTAAAGGATTTATTCCAAAACCAAGAGCGTATAATATGCTCATTGGCTATTTTTCTAAGATGGGAAAAATGAAACAAGCTAATGAGCTCATGAATGAGATGCAGACAAAAGGTGTATCGCCCACTTCTACCACATATGACATACTGATCTGTGGGTGGTGCAATCTGTTGAAAATGCCAGATCTGGGTAGGACACTAAAAATATCATCCCGAGCTGAGGCGAAAAGATTATTCATTGAGATGAATGATCGAGGGTTTGTTCCAAGTGAAAGTACTCTGGCTTGCATTAGTTCTACATTTGCTGCACCTGGGAAGAAGGCTGATGCTCGCATGTTATTGAAGAGCACATACAAGAGAAAGTGCGAGTGA